A window of Raineyella sp. W15-4 contains these coding sequences:
- a CDS encoding response regulator transcription factor produces MTTRSDTESVLPSLALLPHQVALAPLDAAVLLHAQLPDVILVDATTALTAARALTRVIGTSGKHAPILLVSGEGGLPALSTDWGFDDFVLASAGPAELEARLRLVTSPVGRDEVISAGSVTIDEASYAAAVNGQPLDLTYTEFELLKYLLQHPGRVFSREQLLADVWGYDYFGGTRTVDVHVRRLRAKLGPEHEGIIGTVRNVGYRLVPEGGN; encoded by the coding sequence ATGACCACGCGCAGCGACACGGAGAGCGTGCTGCCCTCCCTGGCCCTGCTGCCGCACCAGGTCGCCCTGGCGCCACTGGACGCGGCGGTCCTCCTGCACGCCCAGCTGCCGGACGTGATCCTGGTGGACGCGACCACGGCACTGACCGCCGCCCGGGCGCTGACCCGCGTCATCGGGACCAGCGGCAAGCACGCGCCGATCCTGCTGGTCTCCGGCGAGGGCGGGCTGCCCGCACTGTCCACCGACTGGGGATTCGACGACTTCGTGCTGGCCAGCGCCGGTCCGGCCGAGCTGGAGGCGCGGCTGCGGCTGGTCACCTCGCCGGTCGGTCGCGACGAGGTGATCTCCGCCGGCAGCGTGACCATCGACGAGGCCAGCTACGCGGCGGCGGTCAACGGCCAGCCGCTCGACCTCACCTACACCGAGTTCGAGCTGCTCAAGTACCTGTTGCAGCACCCGGGGCGGGTGTTCAGCCGCGAGCAGCTCCTCGCCGATGTCTGGGGCTACGACTACTTCGGCGGTACCCGTACGGTCGACGTCCACGTCCGGCGACTGCGGGCGAAGCTCGGCCCCGAGCACGAGGGCATCATCGGCACCGTCCGCAACGTCGGCTACCGGCTGGTCCCCGAGGGCGGCAACTGA
- the mshD gene encoding mycothiol synthase, whose protein sequence is MRYEPELLDDLDATQRTLVLALTAEVAAVDGQDPLNEAARMSLEPGAHTARHILLDGPAGPEAYANLLPTGDLETIQLAVAPEARFTGLGSAVLAAALAAVPEGATAAIWSFGDLPAARGFARAHDLRPARELLVMETSLDEIPPARLPAGVTVRGFRSTDEAALLDVNARAFAHHPEQGAMDAADFAARTAEPWYRPEDLLVADHAGRLVGFHWTKRHDSALWEVYVIAVDPTAHGGGIGKALLRAGLRHMADEGGRRVRLYVEGDQETAVGLYRAHGFRTVHTDVMYVTG, encoded by the coding sequence ATGCGCTACGAGCCGGAGCTCCTCGACGATCTGGATGCCACCCAACGGACCCTGGTCCTGGCCCTCACCGCCGAGGTGGCCGCCGTCGACGGGCAGGACCCGCTCAACGAGGCGGCCCGGATGAGCCTCGAGCCCGGCGCGCACACCGCGCGACACATCCTGCTGGACGGCCCGGCCGGCCCGGAGGCGTACGCCAACCTGCTGCCCACCGGCGACCTGGAGACGATCCAGCTCGCGGTGGCGCCCGAGGCGCGGTTCACCGGGCTCGGGTCAGCGGTCCTCGCGGCGGCTCTCGCCGCCGTCCCGGAGGGTGCCACCGCGGCGATCTGGTCCTTCGGTGACCTACCCGCCGCCCGGGGCTTCGCCCGGGCCCACGACCTGCGGCCGGCCCGCGAACTGCTGGTGATGGAGACCTCGCTGGACGAGATCCCGCCGGCCCGGCTCCCGGCGGGGGTGACCGTCCGCGGGTTCCGGTCCACCGACGAGGCCGCGCTGCTCGACGTCAACGCCCGGGCCTTCGCCCACCATCCCGAGCAGGGCGCCATGGACGCCGCCGACTTCGCTGCCCGGACGGCCGAACCGTGGTACCGCCCCGAGGACCTCCTGGTCGCCGACCACGCCGGGCGCCTGGTCGGCTTCCACTGGACCAAGCGGCACGACAGCGCGTTGTGGGAGGTGTACGTGATCGCCGTCGATCCCACCGCCCACGGCGGCGGCATCGGCAAGGCGTTGCTCCGCGCCGGGCTGCGCCACATGGCCGACGAGGGCGGGCGGCGGGTGCGGCTGTACGTCGAGGGCGACCAGGAGACGGCGGTCGGGCTCTACCGGGCGCACGGCTTCCGGACCGTCCACACCGACGTCATGTACGTCACCGGGTGA